The Cervus elaphus chromosome 21, mCerEla1.1, whole genome shotgun sequence genome window below encodes:
- the AARD gene encoding alanine and arginine-rich domain-containing protein encodes MGLEDSGRRREGTSRGPHSILHAAGLRSSALRPSRGFLEGGRGVDGPEEAQAAGPRLEELKRRLVRAFQRAVLRGSSRRLREEAAAREAQSRARVESALAGLRAELLEMRFQNRQLARTLLDLNMKMQQLKKEDEMETASELQSSEDNAQNLE; translated from the exons ATGGGCCTAGAGGACTCCGGCCGCCGCAGAGAGGGGACCTCTCGGGGGCCCCACAGCATCCTCCACGCGGCCGGGCTCCGGTCCTCCGCCCTGCGTCCCTCACGAGGCTTCCTCGAAGGCGGCAGGGGCGTGGACGGCCCGGAGGAGGCCCAGGCCGCCGGTCCGCGGCTGGAAGAGCTCAAGCGGCGGCTGGTGCGCGCCTTCCAGCGGGCGGTGCTGCGCGGCAGCTCCAGGCGTTTGCGGGAAGAGGCGGCGGCGCGGGAGGCGCAGAGCCGGGCGCGCGTGGAGAGCGCCCTGGCCGGGCTGCGCGCCGAGCTG CTGGAAATGCGTTTCCAGAATCGTCAGCTGGCCAGAACTCTGCTGGATTTAAACATGAAAATGCAACAACTGAAAAAGGAGGACGAAATGGAAACTGCATCAGAATTGCAAAGCTCtgaagataatgctcaaaatctggAATGA